The genomic interval ATATATTTTACCAAAAACTAAACTTTTTAAATACAATAAAAACTCCTGATAACCGCCATGAGAAAAAGTACGCTGAAAAAATGGAGTTAACCTAGAATCTCCGGCCCATAAATCCTGCCAACGACTAAAATATAAAAATTGCGGAACATAAAGTAGGAATATTGGGCTATGTACACTAAGAATCTTCTGCCATTTATGATGGTTAAAAAACAACAACAAAACAAACCAAATTGCCAAGTAAACAATGGCCGTATAATGAGAATATAAACTTAATAAAGTAAAAACAATGTACAAAATCCAATCGCGATTTCGATTATGCTGCCAGCCCTTCCAGCCAAACAACATGGACAAACTAACCAGAAATACCAGCAAAGAATAAGTCCTTAATTCTGTGGCGTAACTAATGTTTAAAGCTGACAAACTAAAAAATAGGCTCGCTAAAAGACCTATCTTTTTATTAAAAATTTCCTTAGCCAGATAAAAGACGCTAACTATACTGGCTAGACTAAAAATGAATGGCAATAAAACTAAGGTTGTGAGGCTACTCCCAAATATATTTTGCCATAACCAAAGTAGCAAATAAAACAATGGCGGACTGGAGTCAAATTTTAAAATATTAAATAAACTTTCAAAGTCCAAACTAGCATAATGAATTGACAATGCTTCATCAAACCAAATTACCTTTGAACTGTCAATTTGCCCAGGTATAACTGTTCTAAACTCTGGCAATCGCACTAGCAACCCAATCAAAACAATTACCACCAGGATGGCTATATACCTCCAGTTTTTTGTGATTGACTTGCACATACCCTTAAATAACGTTAATGAGCAAAGCGGCAATAGCGGCCATTAAAAAAGCTGCTACAAAAGAACCTCCGGTTATGAAAAATACTCCTGCTACTAGACCAATCATTACGACCTTACCAAAATTTAAGGAAATTTCTCTAACCACTGTATATTCATCTACATAATGTCCACTATCGGCGGCCTTTTCGTACATCAGAGCATCAAACGGTGTACGCATAACAATACTGGCAAAACTGTGATAAGTACTAGCAATAAAAATTTGAAAACCTGTGCCCACAAACATTTTAAATAACCAACCAAAAGAATTTAGAATTGTCCCCCAACGCAAAACTCTGTGTTTATCATAACGGTCTGAAAATTCGCCCATGATTAACCTCAAAAGCAAACTAAATAAAACAATTAAAGACGAAACTAAACCGACTGTCTCATAATTTTTATCCAACAATAACCAAATGAAAATAGGCCAAATTACAATACCAACCATAGACTGCATACCATCCGCACCATAGGACAATAATAAACGTCTATTCTTTTTACTAAAAACTTCTTTGTAGGACTGAAAATAACCAAATGAAAAATTTTCCCGAATATCTGGTAATAAAAATAATGGGATAACTGACATGATATATATAATTATCACAAACAGAAACAAGGCATCAAACCCGTATGCATTAATAACATACCCCGCGATAAATGGTGTAAAAATACTAACCAAAGAAGCAATGGACACTAAAAACGAAATCTGCTTACCACGAGTTCGTCGATCTGTGAATTTGGCAAAATCAGTATGATACGGCACCCAGTAAAGCAACCTATCTAAAGTTGCTGCGAAAATTACAAAAATTAATATGTACAAAAGTGAATGTAAGTCATACAACCGGAGGAAATAAAACTGGGCAGTCCCAAATATTACTGAAATAATTAAGGCCTTTTTCATACCAATCTTAGACATTATCATAGCGCCAATCGGAATAATCAAAACCCAAATACTCCAGCTGATAAGATAATACAAAAGCAGTTTATATAAAGAAAAATCAAACGCTATATAGAAAAAAATTGGAAGAAACAAACCTAACAATCCCCCGGCGAACTGCTGTATAATTCTATTGGAATACAAAGCTGTCAAAGAACCTGACAACTTCGTGTGCTTGAAGCTGTCAATCAATCCTTCAACTGATTGATTGTGAGGGAAAATTTTATCGTGTCTATGCATAAAATTAGTAAATAGTAAAAAGTAACTGGTAAACAAAAATTGTTATAGAGTATACGGTCACATTATACGCTTTGTGACTTGAACCATTTAACAGTCTTTTCAATACCTTCAGCTAATTCAACCTCCGGTTTCCAACCCAAAGCTTGGACTATCTTTGATGAACTGAGACAACTAACGTTTTGACCATGAAAAACATCTTGATGCTTGGCCTCAATTGAAGAAGCTAAGCTCTTTCGAATATGACCAAAAACTTCATTTACAGTTGATTGCCTGCCTGTGCCAATATTATAAGTATCACTCTCTGGGCTAGTGAAAGATAGCATGTTTGCATTAATCACGTCACTAACAAAAACATAATCTCGGGTTTGATGACCATCACCATGAATAATTGGCTGTAGTCGAGCTAGTAATTTCTGAGCAAAAATTGAAATTACTCCAGCTTCGCCCTTGGGGTTTTGCCTTGGTCCATACACATTTGCATACCGCATAATACCGTGCTCAAGTCCATACTGTCGACTGTAAAATCGGATATATTTTTCCACTGCCAGCTTAGCAATTCCATACGGTGATTCTGGTTCACAAGGATAGTTTTCTGGTGTTGGCACCATCTCAGCTTCGCCATACAAAGCTCCACCAGTTGAAGAAAACATTACTTTTTTGACACCAAACTCAACACATAAATCCAATAACCCTAAACTACCAATAATATTTACGTCTGCATCAAAAACTGGATCCTCCACTGAACGATTAACATTCATTTGCGCGGCAAAATGAAAAACAAACTGCGGTTTTTCTTGTTCAAAAACAGCTCTCAATTTATTTTCTTCCCGAATATCCAGTTGATGAAATTTTGCCTCAGCATTAACATTGCTTTTACTCCCGCTGGATAAATCATCAACCACCACTACCTTATAACCCGCCATTACTAAAGCATCGACCTGGTGTGAGCCGATAAAACCAGCGCCAC from Candidatus Falkowbacteria bacterium carries:
- a CDS encoding NAD-dependent epimerase/dehydratase family protein is translated as MFKPKVLVTGGAGFIGSHQVDALVMAGYKVVVVDDLSSGSKSNVNAEAKFHQLDIREENKLRAVFEQEKPQFVFHFAAQMNVNRSVEDPVFDADVNIIGSLGLLDLCVEFGVKKVMFSSTGGALYGEAEMVPTPENYPCEPESPYGIAKLAVEKYIRFYSRQYGLEHGIMRYANVYGPRQNPKGEAGVISIFAQKLLARLQPIIHGDGHQTRDYVFVSDVINANMLSFTSPESDTYNIGTGRQSTVNEVFGHIRKSLASSIEAKHQDVFHGQNVSCLSSSKIVQALGWKPEVELAEGIEKTVKWFKSQSV